One window from the genome of Mugil cephalus isolate CIBA_MC_2020 chromosome 23, CIBA_Mcephalus_1.1, whole genome shotgun sequence encodes:
- the atp1b1b gene encoding sodium/potassium-transporting ATPase subunit beta-1b has translation MPAKTDDGGWKKFLWDSEKGELLGRTGSSWFKIFLFYVVFYGCLAGIFIGTIQAMLLTLSDYKPTWQDRVAPPGLTHTPRSDKAEVTYNLNDMETYLPYTKALKDFLAKYNEDDQKDQMKFEDCGSEPGEYKNRGDLESDVGIRKACRFSRNLLGPCSGLEDPHFGFKDGKPCIVVKLNRIVNFRPRPPSSNETIPEEAQPKVQPNVIPLYCTNKKEEDAGKIGEIKYHGIAGGFPLQYYPYYGKLLHPQYLQPLVALQFANLTLNTELRIECKVFGDNINYSEKDRYQGRFDIKISINSL, from the exons atgcCTGCAAAAACAGACGACGGCGGGTGGAAGAAGTTTCTGTGGGACTCGGAGAAAGGCGAGCTGCTCGGCCGCACTGGAAGCAGTTGGT TCAAAATTTTCCTGTTCTACGTTGTTTTTTACGGATGCCTGGCTGGAATCTTCATCGGCACCATTCAAGCCATGCTGCTCACCTTGAGTGACTACAAGCCAACCTGGCAGGACAGAGTTGCACCCCCTG GCCTCACGCACACCCCACGTTCAGACAAAGCCGAGGTGACCTACAACCTCAATGACATGGAGACCTACCTGCCTTACACCAAAGCTTTAAAGGATTTCCTGGCCAAGTACAACGAAGATGACCAGAAGGACCAAATGAAGTTCGAGGATTGTGGAA GTGAACCTGGGGAGTACAAGAACCGGGGTGACTTGGAGAGCGACGTGGGCATCAGAAAGGCCTGTCGTTTCTCCAGGAACTTGTTGGGTCCCTGCTCCGGCCTTGAGGATCCACATTTTGGCTTCAAGGACGGAAAGCCCTGCATCGTTGTGAAGCTCAACAGGATTGTTAACTTCCGTCCAAGG CCTCCTAGCTCTAATGAAACTATTCCTGAAGAGGCTCAACCCAAGGTGCAACCCAATGTGATCCCTCTTTACTGCACCAACAAG aaagaggaggatgctgGGAAGATCGGTGAGATCAAGTACCACGGTATTGCCGGAGGCTTCCCTCTCCAATATTACCCCTACTATGGCAAGCTGCTTCACCCTCAGTACTTGCAGCCTCTGGTGGCTCTTCAGTTTGCCAACCTGACTCTGAACACCGAGTTGCGCATTGAGTGCAAGGTGTTTGGAGACAACATCAACTACAGCGAGAAGGACCGCTATCAGGGACGCTTTGACATCAAGATCAGCATTAACAGTTTATGA
- the LOC125000842 gene encoding cyclic nucleotide-gated channel cone photoreceptor subunit alpha-like, which yields MLMDAKDQTPPVGIGPLSRLSHMMHLGRASVGHAESSLGDMGNRSSDSRWPLGAHNTNNCNNNDGKKDEKKNDKKDEKKDDKKDDKKDDKKDDKKDDKKEDKKDDKKDDKKDDKKDDKKDDKKDDKKKEEPKEVWIMDPATDLYYYWLCTISVPVFYNLMFLVARACFNELQYSNTTLWLVLDYMSDVLYYMDTFVRARTGFLEQGLLVKDDKVLKEKYMKTRQFRLDVISILPTDIIFFQIGINNPEWRFNRLFRLARLFEFFDRTETRTNFPNIFRIGNLVLYIIIIIHWNACLYFAVSKVLGFGSDTWVYPSLDNPKYSRLARQYIYCFYWSTLTLTTIGETPPPVRDIEYFFVVVDFLTGVLIFATIVGNVGAMISNMNAARVEFQAKIDSIKQYMQFRKVTKDLEVRVVKWFDYLWTEEKTCDEKQVLKNLPDKLKAEIAINVHLETLRKVRIFQDCEAGLLVELVLKLQPQVFSPGDYICKKGDIGREMYIIKEGKLAVVADDGITQFVVLSDGAYFGEISILGIKGSKAGNRRTANIRSVGYSDLFALSKDDLMEALIEYPDAKYALEEKGRAILMKDNLIDESLVNAADAKDIEDKVNQVEANLEIMTVKFRKLKDQYESSQRKLKQRLSNLSNQVRSLRVDE from the exons AT GCTGATGGATGCCAAAGATCAGACACCACCAGTGGGGATAGGACCGCTGTCCAG GTTGTCACACATGATGCACTTGGGGAGGGCCAGCGTTGGCCATGCAGAGTCCAGTCTCGGGGACATGGGCAACAGGAGCAG TGACAGCAGGTGGCCCCTGGgtgcacacaacacaaacaactgcAACAACAATGACGG TAAAAAAGacgaaaagaaaaatgacaagaaGGATGAGAAGAAAGATGACAAGAAGGATGACAAGAAGGACGACAAGAAGGATGACAAGAAGGACGACAAGAAGGAAGACAAGAAGGACGATAAGAAAGATGACAAAAAGGATGACAAGAAAGACGACAAGAAAGATGACAAGAAGGATgataaaaagaaggaagaacC AAAGGAGGTGTGGATCATGGACCCTGCAACAGATCTGTACTACTACTGGCTGTGCACAATATCTGTCCCGGTGTTCTATAACCTGATGTTCCTGGTGGCCAG GGCTTGTTTCAATGAACTGCAGTATTCAAATACAACACTGTGGCTGGTTTTGGACTACATGTCAGATGTCCTGTACTACATGGACACATTTGTGAGAGCCAGGACAG GTTTTCTTGAGCAAGGACTGCTTGTGAAGGATGATAAGGTCCTGAAAGAAAAGTACATGAAGACACGACAGTTCAGATTAGACGTCATATCAATACTTCCCACGGATATTATATTCTTCCAAATTGGAATCAATAACCCAGAGTGGAGGTTCAATCGTCTCTTTAGGTTAGCTCGTCTCTTTGAGTTCTTTGACCGGACTGAAACTCGAACCAATTTTCCAAACATTTTCCGAATTGGTAATCTGGTACTttacatcattatcattatccaCTGGAATGCTTGTTTGTACTTTGCTGTCTCAAAGGTTCTTGGCTTTGGTTCCGACACCTGGGTGTATCCAAGCCTAGATAATCCTAAGTATTCTCGCCTAGCCAGACAATATATCTACTGTTTTTACTGGTCCACTCTGACCTTGACCACTATTGGTGAGACTCCACCCCCAGTCCGAGACATTGAATACTTCTTTGTGGTAGTTGACTTCCTCACTGGAGTCCTGATTTTTGCTACAATTGTAGGTAATGTCGGTGCGATGATATCCAACATGAATGCCGCGCGTGTAGAGTTCCAGGCAAAAATCGACTCTATCAAGCAGTACATGCAATTTCGTAAGGTTACCAAAGACTTGGAGGTGAGAGTGGTGAAGTGGTTTGACTACCTGTGGACGGAGGAAAAAACCTGCGATGAGAAGCAGGTGCTGAAGAATCTGCCAGATAAGCTGAAGGCTGAGATTGCTATTAATGTGCATCTGGAGACCCTGAGAAAAGTGCGCATTTTTCAAGACTGCGAAGCAGGTTTGCTCGTTGAGTTGGTCCTGAAGCTCCAGCCTCAAGTATTTAGTCCGGGTGACTACATCTGTAAGAAGGGTGACATTGGCAGGGAAATGTACATCATCAAAGAAGGGAAGCTGGCTGTAGTAGCAGATGATGGAATTACCCAGTTTGTGGTCCTAAGTGATGGGGCATATTTTGGAGAAATCAGCATCCTTGGGATCAAAGGCAGCAAGGCAGGAAACCGAAGAACAGCCAATATCCGAAGCGTGGGCTACTCCGATCTGTTTGCTCTGTCCAAAGATGATCTGATGGAAGCACTCATAGAGTATCCTGATGCCAAATACGCTctggaggagaaaggaagggcCATCCTGATGAAAGATAATCTCATAGATGAGTCACTGGTCAATGCTGCTGATGCCAAAGACATCGAGGACAAAGTCAACCAAGTCGAAGCCAATTTGGAAATCATGACAGTCAAATTCCGAAAGCTGAAGGATCAGTATGAATCCTCCCAACGTAAACTCAAGCAGCGGCTTAGTAATTTATCAAATCAGGTCCGAAGCCTCAGAGTAGACGAGTAG
- the LOC125000841 gene encoding ubiquitin-protein ligase E3A isoform X1 codes for MNSDEKKDCECAPPQAETSPARGADRWGRQEEREYEEPETENPEASRMKRAAAKHLIERYYHQLTEGCGNESCSNSWCASSVGFNRMDNNAAAVKALELYKVNAKLCDPHPSKKGTASAYLESTHSNSACSNSKMNNKGVHSVRDNFKDVNYLTEEKVYEILDICGEKEDYSPLIRVIGRVFSSADGLVQSFRKSKPHTKEELKSLQGKDEDKDEDEKEAAACSGTAMEEDSPTSSSSSSRLGECSSGENDVQKLAPDEVSVDIEAVRRVYKRLLSNEKIEAAFLNALVYLSPNVECDLTYHNVYSRDPNYLNLFVIVMENCNLHSPEYLEIALPQFCKAMSKLPLTAQAKLARLWSHYSADQIRRMVETFQQLITYKVISNEFNSRNLVNDDDAVVAATKCLKIVYYANVLGGDLDTEHNEEEDEEPIPESSELTLQELLGEERRNKKGPRVDPLETELGIRTNDCRRPLIAFEEFVNEPLNEVLEMDKDYTFFKVETENKFSFMTCPFILNAVTKNLGLYYDNRIRMYSERRITVLYSLVQGQQLNPYLRLKVRRDHIIDDALVRLEMIAMENPADLKKQLYVEFEGEQGVDEGGVSKEFFQLVVEEIFNPDIGMFTYDERTKLFWFNPSSFENEGQYTLIGIVLGLAIYNNCILDVHFPMVVYRKLMGKKGTFRDLADANPILYQSLKELLEYEGCVEEDMMITFQISQTDLFGNPLMYDLRENGDKIPVTNENRKEFVAQYSEYMLNKSVEKQFKAFRRGFHMVTNESPLKYLFRPEEIELLICGSRNLDFLALEETTEYDGGYNRESRIIKEFWETLHSFGEEQKRLFLQFTTGTDRAPVGGLGKLKMIIAKNGPDTDRLPTSHTCFNVLLLPEYSSKDKLRERLLKAITYAKGFGML; via the exons ATGAATTCCGACGAGAAGAAGGACTGTGAGTGTGCGCCACCACAGGCCGAGACTAGCCCCGCGAGAGGAGCCGACAGGTGGGGACGCCAGGAGGAAAG AGAATACGAGGAGCCTGAAACAGAAAACCCAGAAGCAAGCCGAAT GAAGCGAGCAGCTGCCAAACATCTAATAGAGCGCTATTACCACCAGTTAACAGAGGGCTGTGGGAATGAGTCTTGCTCCAACTCGTGGTGTGCCTCATCGGTCGGCTTCAACCGCATGGACAACAATGCAGCGGCAGTCAAGGCCCTCGAGCTCTACAAGGTCAACGCCAAGTTATGTGACCCTCATCCCTCGAAGAAAGGCACGGCCTCTGCCTACCTGGAAAGTACTCACAGCAACTCAGCCTGTAGTAACAGCAAGATGAACAATAAGGGTGTCCACTCTGTACGAGACAATTTCAAAG ATGTAAATTACCTGACAGAGGAGAAAGTGTATGAAATCTTGGACATCTGCGGAGAGAAGGAGGATTACTCTCCTCTGATCAGGGTGATTGGTCGTGTTTTCTCCAGTGCCGATGGTCTGGTGCAGAGCTTCCGCAAATCGAAACCTCATACGAAGGAGGAGCTCAAGTCCCTCCAAGGTAAGGACGAAGATAAGGatgaggatgagaaggaggcAGCTGCCTGCTCTGGTACAGCTATGGAGGAGGActcacccacctcctcctcatcatcgtcTAGACTGGGAGAGTGTTCCTCAGGAGAAAACGATGTTCAAAAACTGGCCCCGGATGAGGTGTCAGTGGACATTGAAGCCGTGCGGCGGGTCTACAAGCGCCTCTTGTCCAATGAAAAGATAGAAGCCGCCTTCTTGAATGCACTGGTCTACCTCTCACCTAATGTAGAGTGTGACCTGACGTATCATAATGTGTATTCACGAGATCCAAACTACCTGAACCTATTTGTTATAGTTATGGAAAACTGTAACCTTCACAgtccagagtacctggagatcGCTCTCCCACAGTTCTGCAAGGCTATGAGCAAACTCCCACTGACGGCACAGGCCAAGCTGGCACGCCTGTGGTCGCACTACAGCGCCGATCAGATCCGGCGCATGGTGGAGACCTTCCAGCAGCTGATCACCTACAAGGTGATCAGCAATGAGTTCAATAGCCGCAACCTTGTCAATGACGATGATGCAGTAGTGGCGGCCACCAAGTGCTTGAAGATCGTCTACTATGCAAATGTGCTGGGTGGCGACCTTGACACTGAACACAacgaggaagaagatgaggaaccCATTCCAGAGTCCAGCGAACTCACCCTCCAGGAGTTGCTGGGCGAGGAACGGCGGAACAAGAAGGGCCCTCGGGTGGACCCACTGGAAACAGAGTTGGGAATCCGCACTAATGATTGCCGGCGACCACTCATCGCCTTTGAAGAGTTTGTCAATGAGCCTCTTAATGAGGTCTTGGAGATGGACAAGGACTACACTTTCTTCAAggttgaaactgaaaacaagttCTCCTTCATGACCTGCCCATTCATCTTGAATGCCGTTACAAAGAACTTGGGGCTGTACTACGACAACCGCATTCGCATGTACAGTGAGCGCCGCATCACTGTGCTCTACAGCTTGGTGCAGGGTCAGCAGCTCAACCCTTACCTGAGGCTCAAAGTGCGCAGAGACCACATCATTGATGATGCTCTGGTCAGG CTGGAAATGATAGCAATGGAGAATCCTGCAGACTTGAAGAAGCAACTGTATGTGGAGTTTGAAGGAGAGCAAGGTGTTGATGAAGGAGGTGTCTCCAAGGAGTTTTTtcagctggtggtggaggagatatTCAACCCAGATATTG GCATGTTCACATACGACGAGCGCACCAAACTGTTTTGGTTCAACCCGTCATCGTTTGAAAATGAGGGCCAGTACACTCTAATTGGCATTGTTCTCGGTTTGGCCATCTACAATAACTGTATCCTGGATGTTCACTTTCCCATGGTGGTCTACAGGAAGTTAATGGGCAAGAAAGGAACTTTCAGGGACTTGGCTGATGCCAATCCG ATTTTGTATCAGAGTttgaaggagctgctggagtACGAGGGCTGTGTGGAAGAGGACATGATGATCACTTTCCAGATTTCCCAGACCGACCTGTTTGGAAACCCTCTGATGTACGATTTAAGGGAAAACGGGGACAAAATTCCAGTCAcgaatgaaaacagaaag GAGTTTGTTGCACAGTATTCAGAGTACATGCTGAACAAAAGTGTGGAGAAGCAGTTCAAAGCTTTCAGGAGAGGTTTCCACATGGTCACCAACGAGTCACCGCTCAAATACCTGTTCAGACCAGAGGAAATTGAATTGTTGATTTGTGGAAGCCGG AACCTGGACTTCCTAGCACTTGAAGAAACAACAGAATACGACGGTGGCTATAACAGAGAGTCCCGAATTATCAA AGAGTTCTGGGAGACGTTGCACTCGTTTGGTGAGGAGCAGAAGCGCCTCTTTCTGCAGTTTACCACTGGCACTGACAGAGCACCTGTAGGTGGGCTGGGCAAACTGAAGATGATCATCGCCAAGAACGGGCCTGATACGGACAG GTTACCAACGTCTCACACTTGCTttaatgtgctgctgctgcccgaGTACAGCAGCAAGGATAAGCTGAGGGAGAGACTGCTGAAAGCCATCACCTATGCCAAAGGGTTTGGCATGCTCTGA
- the LOC125000841 gene encoding ubiquitin-protein ligase E3A isoform X2, producing the protein MNSDEKKDCECAPPQAETSPARGADREYEEPETENPEASRMKRAAAKHLIERYYHQLTEGCGNESCSNSWCASSVGFNRMDNNAAAVKALELYKVNAKLCDPHPSKKGTASAYLESTHSNSACSNSKMNNKGVHSVRDNFKDVNYLTEEKVYEILDICGEKEDYSPLIRVIGRVFSSADGLVQSFRKSKPHTKEELKSLQGKDEDKDEDEKEAAACSGTAMEEDSPTSSSSSSRLGECSSGENDVQKLAPDEVSVDIEAVRRVYKRLLSNEKIEAAFLNALVYLSPNVECDLTYHNVYSRDPNYLNLFVIVMENCNLHSPEYLEIALPQFCKAMSKLPLTAQAKLARLWSHYSADQIRRMVETFQQLITYKVISNEFNSRNLVNDDDAVVAATKCLKIVYYANVLGGDLDTEHNEEEDEEPIPESSELTLQELLGEERRNKKGPRVDPLETELGIRTNDCRRPLIAFEEFVNEPLNEVLEMDKDYTFFKVETENKFSFMTCPFILNAVTKNLGLYYDNRIRMYSERRITVLYSLVQGQQLNPYLRLKVRRDHIIDDALVRLEMIAMENPADLKKQLYVEFEGEQGVDEGGVSKEFFQLVVEEIFNPDIGMFTYDERTKLFWFNPSSFENEGQYTLIGIVLGLAIYNNCILDVHFPMVVYRKLMGKKGTFRDLADANPILYQSLKELLEYEGCVEEDMMITFQISQTDLFGNPLMYDLRENGDKIPVTNENRKEFVAQYSEYMLNKSVEKQFKAFRRGFHMVTNESPLKYLFRPEEIELLICGSRNLDFLALEETTEYDGGYNRESRIIKEFWETLHSFGEEQKRLFLQFTTGTDRAPVGGLGKLKMIIAKNGPDTDRLPTSHTCFNVLLLPEYSSKDKLRERLLKAITYAKGFGML; encoded by the exons ATGAATTCCGACGAGAAGAAGGACTGTGAGTGTGCGCCACCACAGGCCGAGACTAGCCCCGCGAGAGGAGCCGACAG AGAATACGAGGAGCCTGAAACAGAAAACCCAGAAGCAAGCCGAAT GAAGCGAGCAGCTGCCAAACATCTAATAGAGCGCTATTACCACCAGTTAACAGAGGGCTGTGGGAATGAGTCTTGCTCCAACTCGTGGTGTGCCTCATCGGTCGGCTTCAACCGCATGGACAACAATGCAGCGGCAGTCAAGGCCCTCGAGCTCTACAAGGTCAACGCCAAGTTATGTGACCCTCATCCCTCGAAGAAAGGCACGGCCTCTGCCTACCTGGAAAGTACTCACAGCAACTCAGCCTGTAGTAACAGCAAGATGAACAATAAGGGTGTCCACTCTGTACGAGACAATTTCAAAG ATGTAAATTACCTGACAGAGGAGAAAGTGTATGAAATCTTGGACATCTGCGGAGAGAAGGAGGATTACTCTCCTCTGATCAGGGTGATTGGTCGTGTTTTCTCCAGTGCCGATGGTCTGGTGCAGAGCTTCCGCAAATCGAAACCTCATACGAAGGAGGAGCTCAAGTCCCTCCAAGGTAAGGACGAAGATAAGGatgaggatgagaaggaggcAGCTGCCTGCTCTGGTACAGCTATGGAGGAGGActcacccacctcctcctcatcatcgtcTAGACTGGGAGAGTGTTCCTCAGGAGAAAACGATGTTCAAAAACTGGCCCCGGATGAGGTGTCAGTGGACATTGAAGCCGTGCGGCGGGTCTACAAGCGCCTCTTGTCCAATGAAAAGATAGAAGCCGCCTTCTTGAATGCACTGGTCTACCTCTCACCTAATGTAGAGTGTGACCTGACGTATCATAATGTGTATTCACGAGATCCAAACTACCTGAACCTATTTGTTATAGTTATGGAAAACTGTAACCTTCACAgtccagagtacctggagatcGCTCTCCCACAGTTCTGCAAGGCTATGAGCAAACTCCCACTGACGGCACAGGCCAAGCTGGCACGCCTGTGGTCGCACTACAGCGCCGATCAGATCCGGCGCATGGTGGAGACCTTCCAGCAGCTGATCACCTACAAGGTGATCAGCAATGAGTTCAATAGCCGCAACCTTGTCAATGACGATGATGCAGTAGTGGCGGCCACCAAGTGCTTGAAGATCGTCTACTATGCAAATGTGCTGGGTGGCGACCTTGACACTGAACACAacgaggaagaagatgaggaaccCATTCCAGAGTCCAGCGAACTCACCCTCCAGGAGTTGCTGGGCGAGGAACGGCGGAACAAGAAGGGCCCTCGGGTGGACCCACTGGAAACAGAGTTGGGAATCCGCACTAATGATTGCCGGCGACCACTCATCGCCTTTGAAGAGTTTGTCAATGAGCCTCTTAATGAGGTCTTGGAGATGGACAAGGACTACACTTTCTTCAAggttgaaactgaaaacaagttCTCCTTCATGACCTGCCCATTCATCTTGAATGCCGTTACAAAGAACTTGGGGCTGTACTACGACAACCGCATTCGCATGTACAGTGAGCGCCGCATCACTGTGCTCTACAGCTTGGTGCAGGGTCAGCAGCTCAACCCTTACCTGAGGCTCAAAGTGCGCAGAGACCACATCATTGATGATGCTCTGGTCAGG CTGGAAATGATAGCAATGGAGAATCCTGCAGACTTGAAGAAGCAACTGTATGTGGAGTTTGAAGGAGAGCAAGGTGTTGATGAAGGAGGTGTCTCCAAGGAGTTTTTtcagctggtggtggaggagatatTCAACCCAGATATTG GCATGTTCACATACGACGAGCGCACCAAACTGTTTTGGTTCAACCCGTCATCGTTTGAAAATGAGGGCCAGTACACTCTAATTGGCATTGTTCTCGGTTTGGCCATCTACAATAACTGTATCCTGGATGTTCACTTTCCCATGGTGGTCTACAGGAAGTTAATGGGCAAGAAAGGAACTTTCAGGGACTTGGCTGATGCCAATCCG ATTTTGTATCAGAGTttgaaggagctgctggagtACGAGGGCTGTGTGGAAGAGGACATGATGATCACTTTCCAGATTTCCCAGACCGACCTGTTTGGAAACCCTCTGATGTACGATTTAAGGGAAAACGGGGACAAAATTCCAGTCAcgaatgaaaacagaaag GAGTTTGTTGCACAGTATTCAGAGTACATGCTGAACAAAAGTGTGGAGAAGCAGTTCAAAGCTTTCAGGAGAGGTTTCCACATGGTCACCAACGAGTCACCGCTCAAATACCTGTTCAGACCAGAGGAAATTGAATTGTTGATTTGTGGAAGCCGG AACCTGGACTTCCTAGCACTTGAAGAAACAACAGAATACGACGGTGGCTATAACAGAGAGTCCCGAATTATCAA AGAGTTCTGGGAGACGTTGCACTCGTTTGGTGAGGAGCAGAAGCGCCTCTTTCTGCAGTTTACCACTGGCACTGACAGAGCACCTGTAGGTGGGCTGGGCAAACTGAAGATGATCATCGCCAAGAACGGGCCTGATACGGACAG GTTACCAACGTCTCACACTTGCTttaatgtgctgctgctgcccgaGTACAGCAGCAAGGATAAGCTGAGGGAGAGACTGCTGAAAGCCATCACCTATGCCAAAGGGTTTGGCATGCTCTGA
- the ddx4 gene encoding probable ATP-dependent RNA helicase DDX4, whose translation MHVQYSSPVIKMDEWDEGTTCATTLPSNTFTEGRGGRGRGRGRGFNNSFFSGDNENGHDGGNWKSTREESIFAEKGSRGRSGGFTETEENAFGGFRGRGRGGRGGRRGSRQGGDQGGRGGFGGGYRGKDEEVFFQGDDKGPQNNDGNDGGRPKVTYVPPSLPEDEDSIFSHYETGINFEKYDDILVDVSGTNPPQAVMTFEEATLCDSLRKNISKAGYVKPTPVQKHGIPIISAGRDLMACAQTGSGKTAAFLLPILQQLMADGVAASSFSEIQEPEVIIVAPTRELINQIYLEARKFSYGTCVRSVVVYGGVNTSYQIREISKGCNVLCGTPGRLLDVIGRGKIGLEKLRYLVLDEADRMLDMGFEPDMRRLVGSPGMPPKEKRQTLMFSATYPEDIQRMAGDFLKADYLFLAVGIVGGACSDVEQTFIQVTKFSKRDQLLDLLKTTGAERTMVFVETKRQADFIATFLCQEKVSTTSIHGDREQREREQALADFRSGRCPVLVATSVAARGLDIPDVQHVVNFDLPNNIDEYVHRIGRTGRCGNTGRAVSFYNHDADGQLARSLVTILSKAQQEVPKWLEEFAFSSHATTGFNTYGKTFASTDSRKGQQAGSFRDNGEKSQPAAPAAADDEEWE comes from the exons ATGCATGTCCAGTATTCGTCGCCG GTGATTAAAATGGATGAATGGGATGAG GGAACCACCTGTGCTACTACACTTCCCAGCAACACCTTCACTGAGG GtcgtggaggaagaggaagaggcagaggaagaggattTAACAACTCATTCTTCTCAG GTGATAATGAGAATGGACACG ATGGGGGCAATTGGAAAAGCACAAGAGAAGAAAGCATTTTTGCAGAAAAAGGAAGCAGAG GCAGGAGTGGGGGTTTTACTGAAACGGAGGAAAATGCATTCGGTG GGTTtagaggaagaggcagaggaggaagaggtggcaGAAGAGGCTCTAGACAAG GTGGCGACCAGGGTGGCAGAGGAGGCTTTGGAGGAG GCTACCGTGGAAAAGATGAAGAGGTTTTCTTTCAAG GTGACGATAAAGGGCCACAAAACAATGATGGAAATGATGGTGGCA GACCCAAAGTCACATATGTTCCCCCAAGCCTGCCCGAAGACGAGGACAGCATATTTTCCCACTACGAGACGGGCATCAACTTTGAGAAGTATGACGACATATTGGTGGATGTCAGTGGCACCAACCCACCGCAGGCAGTCATG acATTTGAGGAGGCAACATTGTGTGATTCCCTGAGAAAAAATATCTCAAAGGCTGGCTATGTGAAGCCGACCCCTGTGCAGAAGCACGGCATCCCCATCATCTCTGCTGGCAGAGATCTCATGGCTTGTGCTCAGACTGGATCTGGTAAAACG GCCGCATTCCTTCTCCCAATTCTGCAGCAACTGATGGCAGACGGTGTGGCAGCCAGTTCCTTCAGCGAGATTCAGGAGCCTGAAGTCATCATTGTGGCCCCAACCAGGGAGCTCATCAACCAGATTTACCTGGAGGCCAGGAAGTTTTCCTATGG GACGTGTGTGCGCTCAGTCGTGGTTTATGGTGGAGTCAACACCTCGTACCAAATTAGAGAAATCTCAAAGGGGTGCAACGTGCTGTGTGGGACACCAGGACGTCTTTTGGACGTTATTGGAAGAGGAAAG ATTGGGTTGGAAAAATTGCGGTACTTGGTGCTGGATGAGGCAGACCGGATGCTGGATATGGGTTTCGAACCTGACATGCGCCGTCTGGTGGGCTCCCCTGGAATGCCACCCAAGGAAAAGCGTCAAACTCTGATGTTCAGTGCCACCTACCCCGAAGACATCCAGAG GATGGCAGGAGACTTCCTCAAGGCTGATTATCTGTTCTTGGCCGTGGGCATTGTGGGTGGAGCTTGCAGTGATGTGGAGCAGACATTCATTCAAGTGACTAAGTTCTCCAAGAGGGACCAGCTCCTTGACCTCCTCAAGACCACAG GAGCTGAGCGCACCATGGTGTTTGTGGAGACCAAGAGACAAGCGGATTTTATTGCCACGTTCTTGTGTCAGGAGAAAGTTTCAACCACCAGCATTCATGG CGACCGTGAACAACGGGAGCGAGAGCAGGCCCTGGCAGACTTCCGCTCCGGCAGATGCCCAGTGCTTGTGGCAACCTCTGTAGCTGCCCGTGGTCTGGATATTCCAGATGTTCAGCATGTGGTCAACTTTGACCTCCCAAACAACATAGATGAATATGTCCACCGCATCGGGAGAACTGGCCGCTGTGGTAACACTGGGAGGGCAGTGTCTTTCTACAATCACGATGCTGATGGTCAGTTGGCTCGCTCCTTGGTCACAATCCTGTCCAAG GCCCAGCAGGAGGTGCCCAAATGGTTGGAGGAATTTGCGTTCAGCAGCCATGCTACCACTGGTTTCAACACCTATGGAAAGACTTTTGCCTCCACAGACTCCAGGAAG GGTCAACAGGCAGGCTCTTTCCGAGACAATGGTGAGAAGAGTCAGCCAGCAgcaccagctgcagctgacGATGAAGAATGGGAATAG